One part of the Sciurus carolinensis chromosome 4, mSciCar1.2, whole genome shotgun sequence genome encodes these proteins:
- the LOC124983894 gene encoding 40S ribosomal protein S13-like, whose protein sequence is MGCMHVPGKGLSQSALPYCHSVTTRLKLTSDDVKEQIYKLAMKGLTPSQIGVILRDSHGVAQVRFVTDNKILRILKSKGLAPDLPEDLYHLIKKAVAVRKHLERNRKDKDAKFCLILIQSRIH, encoded by the coding sequence ATGGGTTGCATGCATGTTCCTGGGAAGGGCCTGTCCCAGTCGGCTCTGCCCTATTGCCACAGCGTTACCACCAGGTTGAAGTTGACGTCTGATGATGTGAAGGAGCAGATTTACAAACTGGCCATGAAGGGTCTGACTCCCTCACAAATTGGTGTGATACTGAGGGATTCACATGGTGTTGCACAAGTACGTTTTGTGACTGACAATAAAATCTTGAGAATCCTTAAGTCCAAAGGACTTGCTCCTGATCTTCCTGAGGATCTCTATCATTTAATTAAGAAAGCAGTTGCTGTTCGAAAGCATCTTGAGAGGAATAGAAAGGATAAGGATGCTAAATTCTGCCTGATTCTGATACAGAGTCGAATTCACTGA
- the Plpbp gene encoding pyridoxal phosphate homeostasis protein: MLRAGSMSAELGVGFALRAVNERVQQAVARRPRDLPAIQPRLVAVSKTKPADMVIEAYGHGQRTFGENYVQELLEKASNPKILSSCPEIKWHFIGHLQKQNVNKLMAVPNLFMLETVDSMKLADKVNSSWQKKGSPERLKVMVQINTSGEDSKHGLPPSETIAMVEHINAKCPSLEFVGLMTIGSFGHDLNQGPNPDFQVLLSLREELCRKLSIPTDQVELSMGMSMDFQHAIEVGSTNVRIGSTIFGARDFSKKPALDKSTADLKAPVGVAQEH, encoded by the exons ATGTTGAGAGCTGGCAGCATGTCCGCAGAGCTGGGAGTCGGGTTCGCACTGCGGGCAGTGAACGAGCGCGTGCAGCAGGCTGTGGCGAGGCGGCCAAGG GATCTCCCAGCCATCCAGCCCCGGCTAGTAGCAGTCAGCAAAACCAAACCAGCAGATATGGTGATTGAGGCCTATGGTCATGGCCAGCGCACTTTTGGAGAGAACTAT GTTCAGGAACTGCTAGAAAAAGCATCAAATCCTAAA ATTCTGTCTTCATGTCCTGAGATCAAATGGCACTTCATTGGCCACCTACAGAAACAAAATGTCAACAAATTGATGG CTGTCCCCAACCTCTTCATGCTGGAAACAGTGGATTCTATGAAGTTAGCAGACAAAGTGAACAGTTCCTGGCAGAAAAAAGGTTCTCCTGAAAGGTTGAAGGTTATGGTCCAGATTAACACCAGTGGAGAGGACA GTAAACATGGCCTTCCACCTTCAGAGACAATAGCCATGGTGGAACACATAAATGCCAAGTGTCCCAGCCTGGAATTCGTGGGACTGATGACCATAGGAAGCTTTGGGCATGATCTTAATCAAGGACCAAATCCCGACTTCCAG GTGTTACTGTCCCTGCGAGAGGAGCTGTGTAGAAAGCTGAGCATCCCCACCGACCAGGTTGAGCTGAGCATGGGCATGTCCATGGACTTCCAGCATGCA ATTGAAGTAGGATCTACAAATGTCCGGATAGGAAGCACCATTTTTGGAGCACGGGATTTCTCAAAGAAACCTGCCCTGGACAAGAGTACAGCAGACCTAAAGGCCCCAGTGGGGGTAGCACAGGAACACTGA